CACACTATCTGAAATTAAAAAAGCAGTTGATTATGCTCATAAACGTAAGAAAAAAGTATATGTTGCGCTTAACATATTTGCGCACAACAAGGACTTTGTAGGATTAGAAAATTATATAAAGAAACTATCCAGTATAGGGATTGATGCATATATCGTTTCTGATCCGGGAATTATCTCTGTTATTCAGGAAGTAAGCCCTGAGGCAAATATTCATCTTTCCACTCAGGTAAGCACTTCAAATCAACTAAGCGCAGAATTCTGGGAAAGGGAGGGCATAAAAAGAATTGTATTATCCAGAGAGCTCTCAAAAACAGAGATAAAAAATATTGCTAAAAAACCAAATTGCGGGATAGAGATCTTTATTCATGGGGCTATGTGTATGGCTCATTCAGGGAGATGTCTGCTTAGCAGCTTCATGACAGGAAGAAGCGCTAACCTCGGAGACTGCGCTCAGCCCTGCAGATGGAAATATTTTCTTAACGAGGAAGTAAGACATGGTGAATACTTTCCTGTTTTTGAAGGAGACAGAGGTACTTTTATATTCAACTCAAAGGACCTCTGCTTGATAGAACATATTCCTGAAATCTTTAAGACAGGTGTAAATGCTGTAAAAATTGAGGGGAGAATGAAAAGCCTCTACTATATAGCATGTGTAACAAGAGTATATCGGCAAGCAATTGATGAATATGCTTCCAATCCGTCAAAATATAGATTCAGAAAAACCTGGCTGGATGAATTAAAAAAAGTCAGCCATCGCGGATACACAACAGGTTTTTTCCTTAATAAACCAAATGATGAAGCCCAGGTATATAAGTCCTCATCATATATAAAAAATTACGAGTTTGTTGGCGTAGTCACTAAAATTATAAAATCAAACATCGCAAGAATTGAAGTTAGAAACAAAATATGTATCGGAGACAAACTTGAAGTAATTGGGCCAAGACTAGAAAATGACTGCAAGGAAGTTATAACAAACATGACGGATAAAAACGGTAATGAGTTTGAAGTCGCTAATCATGGACAGATTGTGTTTATGAAAACAAGAAATAAGCTAGAAAAAGGCAGCCTGTTACGCAGGCAAATTGATTAAAATGTATGTAGATTTACACATTCACTCATGCGCCTCTGACGGAACATTAACTGCAGAGGAAACTATAGCTGCCTGCATGGAGAAAGATATAACTCTATTCTCTGTTACAGACCATAATTCCATTGCAAGCAACACAGAAATACGCCGAATTATAGAATTAAAAGAGATATCATATATTCCAGGAGTTGAGATCACATCAACATTCAGAGGCAGAGAGTTTCATATCACAGTTTATGGGTTTGATGAAACTAACAAAGAATTGAGAGAGCTTTTGAGAAAACATACTCAAGACGTAGAAGAAAACTTTTGCAATAAGTTTATAAAAAGTTTCTCAAGCCAAATCCCACAGCTCAATCTGGAAGAATTTAATGCATATTTATATGATCTCCGAAGAGGAGGGAGTAAATTATTGAATTATTTACTGGACAAAAAAGTGCTCAAAAATCTTGATGAGTATTTTCTTCTTGCAGGGGATTTTATTTCAAGATTCAGGACATTCTCTTTGCCATGTGAAGTAATAGATATTGCAAAAAAAGCTGGAGGGTATCCGTTTTTAGCGCATCCTCCCGCTTACTATAGTTGCCTTGATCATTTCCCTGAGAAAGAACTTGATGAGTGGCGCGGGTGGGGAATTGCAGGGATAGAGTGTTATTCTCCATATTTTGGAGAGAGAGAGAACGAACCTTACATCAGTTTTTGCAAAAAAAAGGGACTGCTTATTTCAGGGGGGTCCGACTATCATGGTACATTTACCGAAAGAAAACTTGGCTCACAGCAGATTACACCTGATATGATTAATCTGGGGGATATACGAATTATTAATGAGCATGCACTTATGTTCCCGGCACAGGATTGAACTTTATATGTAACTTTTGTTTTTCCAGATACACATGCTCAATTCTTCTTTCAATCTTTCTAAATTCAGGATTGTTTTCCAGCCCTTCAACTAAGCCGGAGGCAATTTTGTCTCTTAATTCTTTAGAAGGTGTCTTGAATCCCATTACATTGCATCTGTCTATTTCCAGTTTCAATAAGCGGTCATTCATACGCAATTTTCCTGAAAGATCTCCATTAATGTATCGTTCCATAAATGGTATGGAAAACGTTATATTGATTTTATCTCCCATAAAATCCACATAAGCTCTATTCTTAAACTGGGGATTAGACGCAATAAGCAGATTCAAATCTCTGTCAGTAAGAACAAATTCTCCTCCCTTTTGTGATACGGATATTAATTCTCCAATCTTTTCTTTTATATCCTTTTCTTCCCCGGATAAAAAAGATACTTGCCTAATTTGAACTGGTTTATTTGAACTGTATTTTATGAATTTACTCCGCACAAAGAAGAGCATCGCTCCAACCGATATCGCAACAAACAGTACCAGCCCCCCACAACCTAAGAGACCCCAGAAAAAGCAACCCTTTTTCTTTTTTTTCTCGCTTTCTGCCCGTATATATTGCTCCTGCTCCACAACTGCCTTCCTAATTTTTTCTAATTTTCATTCCCATTCTATTGTGCTTGGCGGCTTTGAGGAAATATCATACACCACGCGATTTATGCCTTTTACTTCGTTTATTATTCTATTGGATATCCGCTCAAGCAGTTCATACGGCAGTCTTGCCCAGTTTGCTGTCATAGCATCTTCACTTGTAACTGCTCTTATTGCAATAACATTCTCGTACGTTCTTTCGTCGCCCATAACACCCACTGTTCTTATTGGTAACAAAACACAGAATGACTGCCACAGGTCATGATACATTCCAGATGCTTTGACTTCATCCATCAGAATCCAATCTGCATCACGCAGAACATCAAGCTTCTTCTTAGTTACATCACCTAAAATCCTCACTGCAAGTCCAGGACCTGGGAAAGGCTGTCTTTTAATTAACTCATCCGGAAGCCCCAATTTTTCTCCGACAAGCCTTACTTCATCCTTGAAAAGCTCTTTTAACGGCTCTATTAGTTTAAACATCAGTTTTTCAGGCAGGCCTCCTACATTATGATGTGTTTTAATAGTTGCAGACGGACCTCCTACCGGAGACCTGCTTTCAATAACATCAGGATATAATGTGCCTTGGGCAAGAAATTTAATTTTACCTAATTTTTTTGCCTCTTTTTCAAAAACACTTATAAAAAGCCCGCCTATTATCTTTCTTTTCTTCTCAGGATCCGTTATACCTTTAAGCGCATTTAAAAACTCAGACTGAGCGCTGATTTTCTTCAAATTGATACCAAACCCTTTAAGTCTGCTTTCTACGAGCTCTGCCTCTTTTTTGCGGAGCAATCCATTATCAACAAAAACAGCTATTAAATTCTTGCCTATGGCTCTATTAAGAAGCACGGCTAGAACAGAAGAATCCACACCGCCGCTTACCGCGCATAAAACTTTCTCTTTGCCTATCTTCTTCCTTAGCTCCCGAACTGCATTATCCACAAATAACTTCATATTCCATTCCGGCTTGCAACCTGTTATTTCAGTAAGAAAATTTTTGATGATTGTCTTGCCTTTAGGTGTATGTACCACTTCAGGATGAAACTGAATTCCATAAAACTTCTTCTGTTCATGTTCCATTGCTGCAATATGTGAATTGTCAGTTGCACCAATTATCCTGAAACCCCGAGGAAGCTGTGTAATCTTATCTCCATGGCTCATCCAAACCGGTTCTTTTAGAGACAAGTTATTAAACAAAGTCTCTCTGAATTTAACATTAAGAACTGCCTTTCCATACTCCCTTGCTTTTGCAGCAAGAACTTTACCGCTCAGCATCTTTGCCATGAGCTGCGCACCATAACATATTCCAAGCACAGGTAATCCAATATTAAAAATATCTTTATCACACACTGGGCCCTCTTTTCCAATGACACTGGCTGGCCCTCCGGATAGTATAATACAAGTCGGCTTATTACTGTATAGTTCACGGGCGTTGGTATCATAGGAGATTATCTTCGAATATACACCGCATTCTCTCACGCGCCGCGCAATAAGATGTGTATATTGAGACCCAAAGTCTAAAATAGCTACCCAGTCTTTATTCATTATTCTCCACTGCTTCAACAAAGATTTCTTCCAAAGACCTCTTTATCGGCATAACAGATAATATCCGGCTATTATTGGATCTTAGAATATCTATAACAGTATTAACAAGATGCTCATTTAGGCTAACTTCAAACATGCCTTTATCAGTTTCGTTTTCTCCTATGGAAATTTCGGGAATTTTGTTTAGCTTATTATGAGTTTCTTTATCAATGTTCATCGCTTTGATTTTAACCGCATGTTTCATAGTTAAAAGATCATCAAGCCTTCCAATTTTATTTAGTCTTCCCTTATGCAAAATACCTATTCTGTCGCAAATTAGTTCTGCCTCAGAAAGCTGGTGGGAACATAGAAAAAGAGTCTTGCCTTGTTCCCTTAATTTCAAAAACACATCTCTCATTTCCCTCTGCCCAATAGGGTCCAAACCTGATGTTGGCTCATCAAGAAGAAGAAGATCCGGATCATTAATCAGGGTTTGTGCAAGCCCAGCACGCTGCAGCATACCTTTGGAATATGAAGAAAGCCTGACATGTGCCTTTTCTGCAAGCCCGACTAAATCCAGTATTTTGGCAATACGTCGCTTTCTTTCTATTGATGCTATTCCAAACAAGCTTCCGCAAAAATCAAGCAATTCCCATGCTGTGAGATAGCTATATAAATACGAAACCTCTGATAAATAACCAATTCTGTTTTTTGTCTCTATATTGCCTAACTGCTTACCCAAAACCCAGCCTTGACCTTCGCTGGGAGATATAAAACCCAGTAATAACTTAAGAGTTGTTGTCTTCCCAGAACCATTTGGCCCAAGCAGTCCAAACGTTTCTCCCTTATTAACCTCTATATCCAGATGGTCTAAAGCCAAAACCCTTGTCTTTCTCTGGATGCCAAGCACATATTCCTTTGTAAGATTTTCTGTTTTCATTACTATATCTGTCATAATGCCTTCCCCCTATTTACCTCCCCAGAAGTTTCTATCCATACTTCTATATTGAATCGCTTCTGAGACATGAACAGCAGTTATATTTTTACCTTGCTCCAAATCTGCAATTGTACGCGCAATCTTTAATATTTTATCATAAGCTCTCGCACTTAACCCTAAACTATTCATAGCGGCTTTTATAAGAGACTGAGTCTGACCGTCAAGCTGGCAATGCTCTTTTATATCCTTTGCATGCATATGAGCATTACAAAAAATCTTCTTCCCTTTAAATCTTTGCTGCTGAATCTTTCGAACATTATTAACTCTCTCTTTTATTACAGCAGAGGTCTCAGACTGTGCCCTGTCAGATATCTCCTGATAATTAAGAGCTGGAACATCCACATGAATATCAATTCTATCAAGTAGAGGCCCGCTTATTCTAGAAATGTAGTTCTGTATTTGATACGGAGTGCATCTGCACTCTTTTACAGGATGTGTAAAATATCCGCATGGACATGGATTCATTGCTGCTACAAGTGTAAATCTGGAAGGATATGTATGAGATGCACTTGCACGGGAAATAGTGACAACTCCATCCTCAAGCGGCTGACGCAGCACCTCAAGAGTATTGCGCTTGAACTCAGGAAGTTCATCTAAAAACAATACTCCATAATGAGAAAGGCTTACTTCTCCCGGCCTTACCAGCTGTGTGCCGCCAATTAGAGCTACATCGGAAATTGTATGGTGTGGAGCTCTGAAAGGACGGGTTGCTATAAGCCCCTTTCCCTGAGGAAGAATACCAGCAATAGAGTGAACCTTTGTTACTTCTAAACTCTCTTCTAAAGTCATATCCGGCATTATAGTTGGTATCCTTCTTGCAAGCATTGTCTTACCGGCTCCAGGAGGTCCAATCATCAGCATATTATGCCCGCCCCCTATTGCAACCTCTATTGCTCTCTTTACATGCTGCTGCCCTTTAACATCTGAAAAATCAACATCATACACAGAGTTCATTCTAAAAATCTCTTCAATATCCACTTTAAAAGGCGGAATATCTTCTACCTGATTTATGAAATCCACTGTTTGCTGAAGGTTCTCTAATGGATATGTATCTATTTGATCTACAACGGCCGCTTCCTGAATATTATCTGACGGAACACAAAGAGAATGCCCGCTATTTTCCTTAATAGTTAACGCCATTGGTAAGACTCCTTTGGCAGGTCTAATATCGCCATCTAGTGAAAGCTCTCCAACAAAACAATGTTTACTTATAGTTTTATCGCTTATATAGCCGGAACATGCAAGTATTCCTAAAGCAATAGGCAAATCAAACGCCGAACCTTCTTTTTTGAGTTCCGCCGGTGCCAGATTAATTGTTATCCTTTTTTGAGGAAAAACAAATCCTGAATTCTTTATCGCAGCTTTAACCCTGTCACGGCTCTCTTTTACTGCATTGTCAGGAAGACCGACAATTGTAAGCGATGGCAAGCCGTTAGCTACATCAGTTTCTATCTCTATTAACTTGCCGCCAATTCCAACAACCGCACAACCATAAACTTTTGCAAACATATTCCCGCCGTATAAATCATCGTTATTCTATTATTATGGGGGTTGACACTCAAGAGCTATTCTGTGCCTATCACAACATAAGGACGAATATTTTTAAGTTTCTTTGGACTAATTCCCTTCACTTTGACTAAGCCATCTACTGTTTTATATGGACGTCTTGCTATAATTCTCTCAGCCAAAACTGAACCGATTCCCTTGATAGACATAAGTTCTTCTTTGCTGGCAGTATTTAGGTTGAGTAAGCCTTGCGTGGATTTGCCTTTTTTTATCTGACTCTGTAATTCCTTTAATTTTTGATCCTCTCTGCGTTGTTTTGCGCGGTCCTCTGCAATCCGGTCCGGATCACTCTCTGACCAAATGCCGACACGTTTTAGCATAGCCGAAGTCTCCAGATCGCGGAGCCTTTCAATCATTTCACTGCGTAGTATGCCATTGGGTGTTTTTCTGCCTATCCCGTAATTACGAGCAAAACCATTTTTAACGAGCAGACTCGCCAGATCATCTCCGTCAGCAGTAGTGATGAACCCGTATACACGGCCTTTGGCTGACCTTCCCAATGCGCTTGCAAAGGCTGTATGAATAGTAAAAGGGTTAGCAAGTATATGTTCAACAAAAGTTTTTGCTTTGTTGCCAAAATGAATGGTGCGTGCAGCCTGCGATAATCCAAAATATCGTGTTTGCTCCCGTAATCTTCGCGCATCACTTGTAGAACTGGCAGAAGTTTCAGGACAGTCAATAAAATAAAGCCTTACATGGAAAGATTTCCCACCGGCTTCCACAAAGAAACTATCTCCATCATTTGCCGAATTACTCACCAATTTTGCATTGGAGAACATCTGCAAATCAGCGGCATATGATTGAAAAATCCCTCCAAATATCAACACTGCTGTCAGCAAAAGAGTTCTGATGAGTGATTTGTTCAATTCATTCATAATATAGAAATCAGCCGTCTGAGCCAACCCCGTTAGACGGCAATGAAAGTCGGCTGGATTGCTTTGTTATAGGTTTTTGATCTATTTTTTTCTCGAAATTAATTATTCTTGATTGAGCTAAGGCGGCAAAAGCAATTACTGCTGTAAGAATTAGAATGCCCCAAAAATAAATTTTTGATGCTCGCAATAATTTATTACTTGAAGCGTTCATTTTTTCTCCGACACTACATAAAGCCTCTTTGAACGTAGCGATTTCCCCAGCAGTAAATTCAATGCTTTTTCCTAATTCATTAATATTCTTATTTGTTTCTGTAAATTTTTTATTTAGGACTACTATGCTCTGAGTGGCTGCTTCTAGATAATCGCCTTTGTTATGATTATCATTAAACCTTCCTGTTGGCGTCTTAATTTTATCTTCTTCCATATTTATTTTCCCTATAAGTATTACAGTTTTTATTCATTAGATGAATATATCCATGTTTTTGTTGGGGATATTCTAATATAAATTTTTGATCTTCTGCTTCCCAAATAATAAAGGACTGTTCTGACGAACTCGGATTCCCAATAAATTCAATAAGTTTTTCTTCAAGTTTTTTTAAGGATATTTCGGCAGCCATTTTATTTTGAATTATTTGAAAGGTAAGCTTTATCAATTTATTTTCTTTGAACCATAAGTAGGCAGAAGTGCCAAACATTATTTCAGTACCAGCCGTACTGTCTAAAATAGGATATATTGTATTTTCGAAGTCGTCATTCAGGTATTTTAGTCCGCAGTTTTTTGACCACCATACAATTTCATCTTTAGCGGGCTTTACGAGTAAACGATCGAAAAATCCAACCTTTTTGAAATCATGTTTTTTAAATTTTTCTTCATTTAGTTCTTGATCCAAAAATATGGGATAATTATTTACTCTTAAATTTAATTTCATAATTATTTTCCCCATAACATTAATCACTGGACGTTTACTGCTATTTTAACGCTACTATACTTAAAATTGCTTAAAACCTCAATAAAAATAGACAAAAGTGGTGAACACCGTGTCATTGCGAACGAAGTGAAGCAATCTCAGAGATTGCCACGTCGCTACGCTCCTCGCAATGACGGCTTTGAGCTTCCTCGTTAACGTTGTTGGCATTTATGTTGTAGGGGTTCAATATCTTGAACCCTTTTTATCTGCAACATCACCATTATTAATGGGCACAAAATATTGTGCCCCTACAAATATTGCCAAATAATTCTTTGCGTTCATGTGTGCAAATTGTCACATAGTAATATCTGGATTCTGCATAATTTTCTTATGCTTCATTGAGTTCGGATAGAAGTTCATGGATAAGTTCTTTAACAGTAACAATCTTATCAACACGATACGCATTCTGCCCGCAGAAAATGAGGCCGTGGTCCACATCACCAAAATAGGAATTCACAAGAGCCTGTGCAATACAATATCGCGCTTTGTCGACTTGACAGACTGTAAGACATCTATAGGGACACTTTATCTTCAGTTTTCCTTTAACTTCAAGGTCCTTTAAAAAACGGTTATTTATCGCCCGTCCAGGCATACCAACAGGACTTTTAATGATAACAATGTCATCTTGCTTGGCATCCAAATAGGCTTGCTTGAATTCGCGGGACACATCACACTCTTCGGTACAGACAAAACGGGTTCCCATCTGAACACCTGAAGCGCCCAGGGAAAGCATTCGCGCAATATCTTTTCCGTTATAAATACCACCTGCGGTGATAATAGGAATTTTCTTTCCGTATTTGTCTTCATAGGGTTTAATAGCTTCTAGGACTTCAGGCAGAAGTTTTTCGAGGGAGTAATCCTCTGGATGTTCCAGCTGTTCAGCTGAAAAACCGAGATGTCCCCCGGCCAGTGGTCCCTCCAGGATAAAGCCATCCGCGGTTCTTTCATACCGTTTGTCCCAGGTCCGCAGGATAAATTCTGCAATTCTGGCAGAACTGATGATGGGCACAAGATTTACACTGGTATCCTGGACTAAAGCCGGAAGTTTAGTTGGCAATCCGGCGCCGAATACAATCATTTTAATTCCTTCTTGTACTGCGGTTTTAATCAGATCGTCTACGTTGCTGAGCGCACCCATGAAGTTTACTGCGAGGTGGCCATCTGTCATATTCCTGGCTTTACGGATCTCTCTTATAAGTGCTTCCCGTGATATTCTTTCATATTCCTGTTTTGAATCCTCCAAATCTCCCAGACCAATACTGGAGATGGTGCCAATGCCACCTTCGTTTGCTACTGCTGAAGCCAGCGAAGCAAGAGAAACTCTGACGCCCATACCTCCTTGAACAATAGGAATATTTGCAGATATATTTCCGATCTGAAGTTTAGGAATTTTCATTTATATCTCCATATTTCTTAATTATGAGGCAAGCATTGCCTCCACCAAAACCAAACGAATTACTCATTGCCGCATTTAAATCAAGCGATTCAGCGCCATTGGTAACATAGTCAAGAGGACAATCAGCATCAGGTTCTTTATAATTAATGGTTGGCGGGATCATACCAGTAAACACACTCATTACAGTCGACACGAAATCCACAGACCCTGCGGCTGCCATAAGATGACCAATCATTGATTTTATTGAGCTGACCTTTAAGTTTTTTGCATGTTCGCCAAATACTTTTTTAATAGCTATACTCTCACATTTGTCATTTAAAACAGTGGATGTGCCATGCGCATTGATATATCCTATTTTTTCAGCATCCATATCAGAGTCCTGCAACGCCGCTTGCATAACTCGGATCATGCCATCGCCCTCGGGTTCTGGAGCCGTAAAGTGATAGGCATCTGCCGTATTGCCGTATCCGGCGATTTCAGCATAAATTCTTGCGCCTCGCTTGAAAGCATGTTTCAGATTTTCCAAAACAACAATCCCGGCTCCTTCCCCCATCACAAAACCATCACGATTTTTATCAAAAGGTCTACTGGCATTTTCAGCGCAATCATTTGGAGTCATGGATCGTGTGGCGCAAAAACATCCATAGGGGAGCGGGGTTATACATGCTTCGGAACTACCTGCGAGCATGATGTCGGCATCCCCTCTCTGAAGAATCCGAAAAGCATCGCCAATGGCGTTTGATCCTGTAGAACAAGCCACAGAGAGAGCAGAAAGGGGACCTTTTAATCCATATTTAATGGAAACCATGCTTGCTGCCATATTGATGAGCAGCTTGGACACAAAAAACGGACTTAAACCTTTGGGTCCACTTTCTTGAAGTATGGAATACCCATCTTCGATTGTCTGTGAACCCCCAATGCCGGAACCGATGATGACACCTGCCCTGTTTTTGTCAAATGAGAAAGATTCCAATCCTGCGTCTTCAATTGCCATTGCAGATGCAGCAATTCCAAATTGTGTGAATCGATCCATACGCTTTGCTGATTTTTTGTCAATCCATTCTTCAGCCTGAAAATCTTTTACCTCAGCTGCGAGCTTAGAACGGAAATCTGTCACATCAAAATGAGTAACTTTCGCAATTCCGTTTCGCCCGGCATTTAATCCTTCGCAAAAATCCTTTACACCTATACCAATCGGGGTTACAGCGCCCAAGCCTGTGATAACAACCTGATGTTCGTTCATGATAAGAAATCCCATATAAATTATCGTTATTCTATTATTATGGGGACTGACAATCAAGGACTATTCTTTGCCTATCACAACATAAGGACGAATCTTTTCAAGTTTTATATGGACATCGGAAATCACCGGCGTATTTACGCGTCCTGTGGTACTAGTTCAATCCTCAACGACTTGTTATAAACTTCTTAACTTCTTTACACATTTGTCTTTCTTGGTGCTTTATATACAAACCAATCTTCTTTGATTATTTCATGAAAATAGTCTGCTTCATCAATTAATATTTTGGCAGTTGTTTCCCTTACCGCAGCAATTTCTACCCTTACACCTTCCCCTTTCAGATGCAAAACCAAATCCACAAAATCCGAATCCCCTGACATAATGATAATGGTGTCAACCTTTGAAGCGAGTTGCGTTGCTTTGATAGAAAGTGGAATATCGGCAGATTTATGACACGGAATAACAGAGCCATAATAGTTTTCATGTAATCTATCAGCGAATTTCGAAGATATGGACTTGCCTTCCCTAAAATAAATTAGCCTGTTTAATCCTCTATTATTTAGCAATTTCGGGATTAACTTATCAAAATTAATCATTGCGTTTTTTGTTTTAGAGAGTTCATGGATACTCCGTTCAATATTGTTCCCATCGCATAGTATAGCTACCGATTGATTAATTAAAATATTTTCCATAATTGTTCCTAACATTAATCATTGAACGTTTACTGGTACTTTAATACTACTATACTTGAAATTGCATTGCCATACAATTTCTATTATTAGCGAGCTATCTCTTCCTCAGTCATTCCAAAATGATGCCCAAGCTCATGCATAACCACTTCTTTAACTCTTTTTTTTATTTTATCTTCATTGCTGCATAACATTTCAATAGGCTCTTTGTAAATAGTTATCATATCCGGAAGTACGTTTGAATAATACACCCCCCTCTTCTTTAGTGGAATACCTTGATATAATCCGAGAAGAGTCATGGGACTCTTTATTCCCTGTTTTCTGAGTATCTCCTTAGAGGGTCTGTCTTCTACTGATATACTCACATTATCCATTCTCCGCTGGAATTTCTCTGGTAGTCCGTCAACAGCTTCTGCTACGAGTTTTTCAAACTTATTCATACATTACTTTTACTTGCTTGAAGTAGAGAGGAGATTTGTCAGAAGAGAGAACCCTTTTAAATACAAGCTTATTTTCTTTCTTTACTAAGTCAGATATATCAAAAACAAATGAAGAATAGTCCCTTGATTTAGGCGCTTTCCAGAGCCCATAACTTGTAACATTTGATTCGCCAGTTGTGCGTTTATTTATCAACCTTTTTATGTCTTTTATTTGAGTGCCGTTAATCTTAATTATCAAAGCACTTACATAACCTGCTGGTTTCCTTGACTTGGTCCTTACCAAAAAAGAAAGGTACGCTTCTTTGACTTCCGGCAGAGCAAAGGAAAAACTAACTGGTTCCAGAGCAGTCGCTTTGACTTCCCTTTCCTTGCGAGTTAAGTTAACTTCATTCTTAGGATGCTCGGTTTTAGCCCTCGTAGCAGAGCTGATCTCTTCTTTTCGAGGTTTAACCTTTTCTTCTGCTTTCTCCGGGCTTGGTTCCTTGTCTCCTGATTCATAGATTATCTTTGCT
Above is a window of bacterium DNA encoding:
- the guaA gene encoding glutamine-hydrolyzing GMP synthase gives rise to the protein MNKDWVAILDFGSQYTHLIARRVRECGVYSKIISYDTNARELYSNKPTCIILSGGPASVIGKEGPVCDKDIFNIGLPVLGICYGAQLMAKMLSGKVLAAKAREYGKAVLNVKFRETLFNNLSLKEPVWMSHGDKITQLPRGFRIIGATDNSHIAAMEHEQKKFYGIQFHPEVVHTPKGKTIIKNFLTEITGCKPEWNMKLFVDNAVRELRKKIGKEKVLCAVSGGVDSSVLAVLLNRAIGKNLIAVFVDNGLLRKKEAELVESRLKGFGINLKKISAQSEFLNALKGITDPEKKRKIIGGLFISVFEKEAKKLGKIKFLAQGTLYPDVIESRSPVGGPSATIKTHHNVGGLPEKLMFKLIEPLKELFKDEVRLVGEKLGLPDELIKRQPFPGPGLAVRILGDVTKKKLDVLRDADWILMDEVKASGMYHDLWQSFCVLLPIRTVGVMGDERTYENVIAIRAVTSEDAMTANWARLPYELLERISNRIINEVKGINRVVYDISSKPPSTIEWE
- a CDS encoding ABC transporter ATP-binding protein, producing MTDIVMKTENLTKEYVLGIQRKTRVLALDHLDIEVNKGETFGLLGPNGSGKTTTLKLLLGFISPSEGQGWVLGKQLGNIETKNRIGYLSEVSYLYSYLTAWELLDFCGSLFGIASIERKRRIAKILDLVGLAEKAHVRLSSYSKGMLQRAGLAQTLINDPDLLLLDEPTSGLDPIGQREMRDVFLKLREQGKTLFLCSHQLSEAELICDRIGILHKGRLNKIGRLDDLLTMKHAVKIKAMNIDKETHNKLNKIPEISIGENETDKGMFEVSLNEHLVNTVIDILRSNNSRILSVMPIKRSLEEIFVEAVENNE
- a CDS encoding U32 family peptidase, coding for MKKPELVAPAGNLEKLKVAIDYGADAVYIGGKRWSLRARTDNFTLSEIKKAVDYAHKRKKKVYVALNIFAHNKDFVGLENYIKKLSSIGIDAYIVSDPGIISVIQEVSPEANIHLSTQVSTSNQLSAEFWEREGIKRIVLSRELSKTEIKNIAKKPNCGIEIFIHGAMCMAHSGRCLLSSFMTGRSANLGDCAQPCRWKYFLNEEVRHGEYFPVFEGDRGTFIFNSKDLCLIEHIPEIFKTGVNAVKIEGRMKSLYYIACVTRVYRQAIDEYASNPSKYRFRKTWLDELKKVSHRGYTTGFFLNKPNDEAQVYKSSSYIKNYEFVGVVTKIIKSNIARIEVRNKICIGDKLEVIGPRLENDCKEVITNMTDKNGNEFEVANHGQIVFMKTRNKLEKGSLLRRQID
- a CDS encoding nitronate monooxygenase, whose translation is MKIPKLQIGNISANIPIVQGGMGVRVSLASLASAVANEGGIGTISSIGLGDLEDSKQEYERISREALIREIRKARNMTDGHLAVNFMGALSNVDDLIKTAVQEGIKMIVFGAGLPTKLPALVQDTSVNLVPIISSARIAEFILRTWDKRYERTADGFILEGPLAGGHLGFSAEQLEHPEDYSLEKLLPEVLEAIKPYEDKYGKKIPIITAGGIYNGKDIARMLSLGASGVQMGTRFVCTEECDVSREFKQAYLDAKQDDIVIIKSPVGMPGRAINNRFLKDLEVKGKLKIKCPYRCLTVCQVDKARYCIAQALVNSYFGDVDHGLIFCGQNAYRVDKIVTVKELIHELLSELNEA
- a CDS encoding helix-hairpin-helix domain-containing protein produces the protein MNELNKSLIRTLLLTAVLIFGGIFQSYAADLQMFSNAKLVSNSANDGDSFFVEAGGKSFHVRLYFIDCPETSASSTSDARRLREQTRYFGLSQAARTIHFGNKAKTFVEHILANPFTIHTAFASALGRSAKGRVYGFITTADGDDLASLLVKNGFARNYGIGRKTPNGILRSEMIERLRDLETSAMLKRVGIWSESDPDRIAEDRAKQRREDQKLKELQSQIKKGKSTQGLLNLNTASKEELMSIKGIGSVLAERIIARRPYKTVDGLVKVKGISPKKLKNIRPYVVIGTE
- a CDS encoding PHP domain-containing protein, which codes for MYVDLHIHSCASDGTLTAEETIAACMEKDITLFSVTDHNSIASNTEIRRIIELKEISYIPGVEITSTFRGREFHITVYGFDETNKELRELLRKHTQDVEENFCNKFIKSFSSQIPQLNLEEFNAYLYDLRRGGSKLLNYLLDKKVLKNLDEYFLLAGDFISRFRTFSLPCEVIDIAKKAGGYPFLAHPPAYYSCLDHFPEKELDEWRGWGIAGIECYSPYFGERENEPYISFCKKKGLLISGGSDYHGTFTERKLGSQQITPDMINLGDIRIINEHALMFPAQD
- a CDS encoding YifB family Mg chelatase-like AAA ATPase; this translates as MFAKVYGCAVVGIGGKLIEIETDVANGLPSLTIVGLPDNAVKESRDRVKAAIKNSGFVFPQKRITINLAPAELKKEGSAFDLPIALGILACSGYISDKTISKHCFVGELSLDGDIRPAKGVLPMALTIKENSGHSLCVPSDNIQEAAVVDQIDTYPLENLQQTVDFINQVEDIPPFKVDIEEIFRMNSVYDVDFSDVKGQQHVKRAIEVAIGGGHNMLMIGPPGAGKTMLARRIPTIMPDMTLEESLEVTKVHSIAGILPQGKGLIATRPFRAPHHTISDVALIGGTQLVRPGEVSLSHYGVLFLDELPEFKRNTLEVLRQPLEDGVVTISRASASHTYPSRFTLVAAMNPCPCGYFTHPVKECRCTPYQIQNYISRISGPLLDRIDIHVDVPALNYQEISDRAQSETSAVIKERVNNVRKIQQQRFKGKKIFCNAHMHAKDIKEHCQLDGQTQSLIKAAMNSLGLSARAYDKILKIARTIADLEQGKNITAVHVSEAIQYRSMDRNFWGGK